The Tigriopus californicus strain San Diego chromosome 5, Tcal_SD_v2.1, whole genome shotgun sequence genome includes a region encoding these proteins:
- the LOC131879966 gene encoding single-minded homolog 1-like isoform X2 has translation MSSDFDLVVSKQTWSNVDLLVKRLQACFIMTKEHKSKNAARNRREKENSEFLELGKLLPLPAAITSQLDKASVIRLTTSYLRMRQVFPDGDGWGMKPAVTKRPEILKELGSHLLQTLDGFIFVLSAEGKIMYISETASVHLGLSQVELTGNSIYDYIHPLDHEELIALLSVHPPVTTEFQAEELEIERAFVIRMKCVLAKRNAGLTTGGFKVIHCRGYLKIKRQNVGSELPGSFELAYQNIGFVAVAHSLPPSSITEVKMFSNVFMFRASLDLKLIFLDQQVAPLTGFEPQDLIEKTLYQYIHTEDMLPLRNTHVTLLSKGQASTKYFRFMTKSGGWVWMQSYMTIVHNSRSSRPHCIVSVNYTLSDRQQQDLILNGEQLPQAARVFSTVTPSIDPWTESESPSSTCPSGSKSRPTPTQDGTPDPYYRHSNSSMAYGAGTAEYTDYNSLTHSDPNWFPPARGEDNYSPQYQSRQYPLEVTNESPLWSSANVLFQNHAQGHVPLQIANQSSGGASTTSEAEFASGSNPDPSQGPHLVNLGPHSTSNSGTFLASLPWKEILVNERSNSRGSIYSTGSSDQEPSGPLGGPMLTSLEPVSAPYNSGRMRVRPACGQALMGDNERHVTNSEDFNNRVPTEEAKPSPSDEDKSGLMRGLLLEYN, from the exons ATGAGCAGTGACTTTGATTTGGTTGTGTCCAAACAAACTTGGTCCAATGTCGACCTCTTGGTTAAGAGACTCCAAGCTTG CTTCATTATGACGAAAGAgcacaaaagcaaaaatgccGCCAGGAACCGCCGAGAGAAGGAGAACAGCGAGTTCTTGGAGCTAGGCAAACTCTTGCCGCTCCCGGCAGCCATCACCTCTCAATTGGACAAGGCATCCGTGATCAGGCTCACCACCAGCTATCTTCGCATGAGACAAGTGTTTCCCGATG GCGATGGTTGGGGTATGAAACCAGCGGTCACGAAGAGGCCGGAAATCCTCAAGGAGCTTGGGTCCCACTTGCTACAGACTCTGGATGGCTTCATCTTTGTTCTGTCGGCCGAAGGAAAGATCATGTACATCTCTGAGACTGCCTCTGTTCATTTGGGCTTGTCGCAAGTGGAACTCACCGGGAACTCGATTTACGACTATATCCACCCTTTGGATCACGAGGAACTGATTGCTTTACTTTCCGTCCATCCACCTGTGACCACCGAGTTCCAAGCCGAAGAGCTGGAAATTGAACGGGCTTTTGTGATTCGGATGAAATGTGTTTTGGCCAAGAGAAACGCCGGCTTGACCACCGGAGGGTTCAAG GTCATTCATTGCCGTGGCTACTTGAAGATAAAGCGCCAAAATGTGGGGAGTGAACTGCCCGGATCTTTCGAGTTGGCCTATCAAAATATTGGGTTTGTGGCCGTGGCTCATTCCCTACCGCCCAGTTCTATAACCGAAGTCAAGATgttctccaatgtgttcatGTTCAGGGCCAGTCTGGATCTGAAACTGATCTTCCTCGACCAACAGGTGGCTCCATTAACTGGCTTCGAACCTCaagatttgattgagaaaacaCTCTACCAATATATTCACACTGAGGATATGCTTCCGTTGAGAAACACGCATGTCACGTTACTTAGCAAAGGCCAAGCTAGTACCAAATATTTTCGCTTTATGACCAAGTCAGGAGGATGGGTCTGGATGCAGAGCTATATGACCATCGTTCACAACTCACGGTCATCCCGACCCCATTGCATTGTTAGCGTGAATTACACCCTAAG TGATAGACAACAACAAGATCTAATTCTGAATGGTGAGCAACTTCCACAAGCTGCCAGGGTGTTTTCGACAGTAACTCCGTCTATAGACCCTTGGACAGAATCTGAATCACCTAGTAGCACATGTCCCTCTGGATCCAAGTCAAGACCAACCCCTACTCAAGATGGCACCCCTGACCCTTACTACCGGCATTCCAATTCGAGTATGGCCTATGGGGCTGGAACGGCAGAATATACGGATTATAATTCGTTAACTCATAGTGATCCTAACTGGTTTCCACCTGCCAGAGGGGAGGATAATTATTCTCCTCAATACCAAAGCCGCCAATACCCTTTGGAGGTTACCAACGAATCCCCACTCTGGTCCTCAGCCAatgtcttgttccaaaatcaTGCTCAAGGCCATGTTCCACTTCAAATTGCCAATCAAAGTTCGGGTGGTGCTTCCACGACATCAGAAGCGGAATTTGCCTCTGGTTCCAATCCTGATCCTAGTCAGGGTCCCCACTTAGTGAACTTGGGACCTCATTCCACATCGAATTCTGGGACCTTTCTGGCTTCATTACCTTGGAAAGAGATTCTCGTGAATGAAAGGTCTAATTCTAGGGGATCAATATATAGCACAGGTTCATCGGATCAAGAGCCCAGTGGACCATTAGGAGGTCCAATGCTTACTTCATTAGAACCAGTGTCGGCCCCTTACAATAGCGGCAGAATGAGAGTTAGGCCCGCTTGTGGACAAGCTCTCATGGGAGACAATGAGCGTCACGTGACCAATTCGGAGGATTTCAATAACCGGGTGCCGACGGAAGAGGCAAAGCCCTCGCCCTCTGATGAGGATAAATCAGGGCTAATGCGAGGCTTGCTACTAGAGTATAATTAA
- the LOC131880220 gene encoding superoxide dismutase [Cu-Zn]-like, which produces MAKKAICVLVGEAKGTLTFTQEGNGPVSITGEVSGLKPGSHGFHVHEFGDTTNGCVSAGPHFNLDGCEHGAPANNKGSRHTGDLGNVEANAEGVATIDLKDTFISLQGMNSIVGRSLVVHADPDDLGQGGHELSKSTGNAGARQACGIIGFAKV; this is translated from the exons ATGGCGAAAAAGGCTATCTGCGTATTGGTGGGCGAGGCCAAGGGAACCCTTACATTCACTCAAGAG GGTAATGGTCCGGTGAGCATTACGGGCGAGGTGTCCGGTTTGAAGCCCGGTTCTCACGGTTTTCATGTCCACGAATTCGGGGATACCACCAACGGATGTGTGTCCGCTGGTCCGCATTTCAACTTGGACGGTTGCGAGCACGGTGCTCCGGCTAACAACAAGGGCAGTCGTCACACAGGCGATTTGGGCAATGTGGAGGCCAATGCCGAGGGCGTGGCCACCATCGACTTGAAAGATACCTTCATCTCCCTACAAGGCATGAATAGCATTGTTGGACGATCCTTGGTCGTCCATGCCGATCCCGATGATTTGGGACAAGGGGGACATGAGTTGAGCAAGTCCACGGGCAATGCTGGAGCCCGACAAGCTTGTGGTATCATTGGATTTGCTAAGGTTTAA
- the LOC131879968 gene encoding actin-related protein 2/3 complex subunit 3-like, with protein MPPYHSSVPFNDQKVISNIPLLPLKVTTKGTGTRGPAPVVANNTDRDIVDESLELFKANIFFSSFEIKDRSDQLLVYCILYIVLCLRMIQKCATKERAVKEMFTLALEKFDLPGDAGFPLNCYYEPAKSQQDRDTLHKYLTQIRSEIGARLLERVFDPKISVDGKPSKWWMCFARKRFLNVELSK; from the coding sequence ATGCCGCCTTATCATTCTAGTGTCCCGTTCAATGATCAGAAAGTCATCTCGAATATCCCTCTTCTACCCCTAAAAGTGACAACCAAAGGCACTGGAACACGTGGTCCCGCTCCTGTGGTGGCCAACAATACTGACCGGGATATCGTGGATGAGAGTTTGGAGCTCTTCAAGGCGAACATTTTCTTCAGTTCCTTCGAGATCAAAGATCGATCAGACCAGTTGCTGGTGTATTGCATTTTATACATTGTCTTGTGCTTGAGGATGATCCAGAAGTGTGCCACCAAGGAACGAGCGGTTAAGGAGATGTTCACCTTGGCATTGGAGAAATTTGACCTGCCGGGGGACGCTGGGTTTCCGCTCAATTGTTATTATGAACCGGCTAAATCACAACAAGACAGAGATACCCTCCACAAGTATTTGACCCAAATCCGAAGCGAGATCGGAGCTCGATTACTGGAACGTGTTTTCGATCCCAAGATCAGTgtggatggaaaaccaagtaaATGGTGGATGTGCTTTGCCCGCAAGAGGTTCTTGAACGTCGAATTGTCGAAATGA
- the LOC131881161 gene encoding transcription initiation factor TFIID subunit 3-like, whose protein sequence is MVHSGKKDSASASASGSMASGASGLSLSGSTWPGCTPKPDVDDYANQVLRQRLGTLLLQMGWQSAHNSSLNVLVDLAGRYLRDLGSHCQSQAELSNRSQANILDVARTLADFRIQTADLADYADCLPRGSGPTAGGIPYFPRPSVTQLNFLKPGSREVLHRKVYVNDYFPPMYPNLEEEEGEGSERDVATMDTDAPTPSGEIVGQVGGPGPESLPVREIASVMMTSAGFISPAREGKLPESRTPYVHEMVRERESEAHKVVQAEGKAHFKAKMKAKNAGSMDKKLKVFQKKAPKVQPHAHSPPKSIVSETSMNDHHIDDTINAVIQRGLKDSNKPKPLPESPPKRGRPPKRKASECVPEPRLDLSPGEIVEPEVETPPPPPPSKPKKAKVPKSAANPPASATPASSKKTMSTPRKLAGVDDEPIKTPPTPEILREKEAMRKAKATNADTPTPPPSLPAKSPEPEKIRKKEKKKKAKKDKKDSRGEKRDKSKKAEKREKDRDKTNKAITKLKIKDTSSVTGASPEPPPPIPPVSVSISVSNTPTTSKPTKKSKADSAKKIPELKLFLPTATIKKNPVEPIKTNITLPPAPLEPAKITAPVPPKKEKIVKRRKSTKAPPAPPSASSSSVVAAASTPTPTPPSRSGPPTTKATAVDGNAGGSITTRTVGHYVDADGNQIWICPACGKQDDGSPMIGCDECDDWYHWLCVGIRSEPDESQNWFCQRCVARKRGPML, encoded by the exons ATGGTGCATTCGGGCAAGAAGGACTCGGCCTCGGCTTCAGCCTCGGGTTCGATGGCCTCGGGCGCCTCGGGCCTATCCTTGAGCGGCTCGACCTGGCCTGGGTGCACGCCCAAACCCGATGTGGACGATTATGCCAATCAAGTGCTCCGCCAACGTCTCGGGACCCTCCTCCTGCAAATGGGATGGCAAAGCGCTCACAATTCATCGCTCAAT GTTTTGGTGGATTTGGCGGGCCGATATTTACGGGATCTCGGCTCACATTGTCAAAGTCAAGCCGAGCTTTCGAACCGATCTCAAGCCAATATTTTGGATGTAGCCCGCACTCTGGCCGACTTCCGAATTCAAACCGCAGATTTGGCCGATTACGCCGATTGCCTGCCCCGCGGATCGGGCCCGACCGCGGGTGGCATCCCTTATTTTCCACGGCCCAGTGTCACACAATTGAACTTTCTCAAACCCGGTAGTCGGGAGGTGCTACATCGCAAGGTCTACGTCAATGATTATTTCCCGCCCATGTACCCGAATctggaggaagaggaaggggAGGGGAGTGAACGAGATGTAGCCACCATGGATACAGACGCGCCCACGCCCTCTGGCGAGATTGTCGGACAAGTGGGTGGACCTGGTCCAGAGAGTCTGCCTGTGCGGGAGATCGCGAGTGTGATGATGACATCGGCCGGATTCATTTCGCCGGCCCGTGAAGGAAAATTGCCCGAATCTCGAACGCCTTATGTACACGAAATGGTGCGTGAGCGCGAGTCAGAGGCTCATAAGGTCGTGCAAGCGGAAGGGAAAGCccatttcaaggccaagatgaAGGCCAAGAATGCTGGTTCCATGGACAAGAAACTCAAGGTGTTCCAGAAAAAGGCCCCCAAAGTGCAACCCCACGCCCACTCACCGCCCAAGAGCATTGTTAGTGAGACCAGCATGAACGACCATCATATTGACGACACGATTAACGCCGTCATCCAACGAGGTCTGAAAGACTCGAACAAGCCCAAGCCGTTACCTGAATCCCCACCCAAACGGGGTCGACCACCTAAGCGGAAGGCCTCCGAGTGCGTACCAGAACCACGCCTTGACCTCTCTCCGGGCGAAATAGTCGAACCGGAAGTTGAaacgcctcctcctcctcctccttccaaGCCCAAGAAAGCCAAGGTGCCCAAAAGTGCCGCCAATCCTCCGGCTTCAGCCACACCCGCCTCTTCTAAGAAGACTATGAGCACGCCTCGAAAACTGGCCGGTGTAGACGATGAACCCATCAAGACACCCCCTACGCCCGAAATTTTGCGGGAGAAAGAAGCTATGCGGAAGGCCAAGGCCACCAATGCTGATACGCCCACTCCACCTCCGAGCTTACCCGCCAAAAGTCCAGAGCCAGAAAAGATTCgcaaaaaggagaagaagaaaaaggccaaaaaggacaagaaagacTCACGAGGTGAAAAGAGGGATAAGTCCAAAAAGGCCGAGAAACGAGAGAAGGATCGCGACAAAACCAACAAAGCCATAACCAAGCTCAAGATCAAGGACACATCTTCGGTGACGGGGGCCTCACCTGAGCCTCCACCTCCCATTCCGCCAGTATCGGTCTCCATATCTGTCTCGAACACGCCAACCACCAGTAAACCTACCAAGAAGAGCAAAGCCGACTCGGCCAAGAAGATCCCCGAGCTCAAACTCTTTCTTCCAACGGCCACCATCAAAAAAAACCCTGTGGAGCCCATCAAAACCAACATCACATTGCCTCCAGCCCCGCTCGAACCCGCCAAAATTACTGCGCCCGTTCCGCCCAAAAAGGAGAAGATCGTCAAACGTCGCAAATCCACCAAGGCTCCACCCGCACCCCCTTCTGCATCTTCCTCTTCAGTGGTGGCCGCAGCTTCAACACCCACGCCCACGCCTCCCTCCAGATCCGGGCCTCCAACCACCAAAGCAACGGCTGTGGACGGCAATGCGGGTGGATCGATCACGACTCGCACCGTGGGTCATTATGTGGACGCTGATGGGaatcagatttggatttgTCCGGCCTGTGGCAAACAGGATGACGGTAGTCCCATGATCGGTTGCGATGAGTGTGACGATTGGTATCATTGGTTATGCGTGGGGATCCGGAGTGAACCTGACGAGTCGCAAAACTGGTTTTGCCAACGGTGCGTGGCTCGCAAACGAGGTCCCATGCTATAG
- the LOC131879967 gene encoding uncharacterized protein LOC131879967: MSSKFVVVLCVTLLGLATSDRRPPPHQPRYPPRPSYSQPPKYPQYEEVCKLKEWSSDTELCKPALTNICEQDKAKVFKIARGQPRCLKIKVPKCKVIDEAEEIELCKIKVEKKKQELYSTMFEQEMKKKCDTHYSTECKPSYGSYPKCESVPSQICYDVPKLQRVHVPINIEASTIEMDCSTSLVPTPKSKCWEEELEFCVDIPELKEKEEHLSRCAPDIGEEECEKVRLTIPREFCFHVQKQYPH; encoded by the exons ATGAGCAGCAAG TTTGTCGTAGTTCTGTGCGTCACTTTGCTTGGCTTGGCGACTTCAGACCGCCGACCACCGCCACACCAACCGCGGTATCCGCCACGTCCTTCGTATTCCCAACCACCCAAATACCCGCAATATGAAGAGGTGTGCAAATTGAAGGAGTGGAGCTCGGACACAGAGCTTTGCAAGCCCGCTTTGACCAACATTTGCGAGCAAGACAAGGCCAAGGTGTTCAAGATCGCCAGAGGCCAACCTCGATGTCTCAAGATCAAAGTGCCCAAGTGCAAAGTGATTGATGAGGCTGAGGAGATCGAGTTGTGCAAGATCAAGgtcgagaagaagaagcaagagCTGTACTCGACCATGTTCGAGCaagagatgaagaagaagtgcGATACCCACTACTCAACGGAATGCAAGCCTTCGTATGGATCCTACCCAAAGTGCGAGTCGGTCCCTTCTCAGATCTGCTATGACGTGCCAAAGCTCCAGAGGGTGCATGTGCCCATCAACATTGAGGCCTCCACCATCGAGATGGATTGCTCTACCTCTCTGGTACCCACCCCTAAATCCAAATGCTGGGAAGAGGAATTGGAGTTCTGTGTGGACATCCCGGAgttgaaggagaaggaggaacaTCTGAGTCGATGCGCTCCGGATATCGGTGAGGAGGAATGCGAAAAGGTCCGACTGACGATTCCACGAGAATTCTGCTTCCATGTCCAGAAGCAGTACCCACACTAA
- the LOC131881166 gene encoding superoxide dismutase [Mn], mitochondrial-like: MLATSARFAWALAAPRASVSPLGVVMRSKHTLPDLPYDYNALEPVISAEIMQLHHSKHHATYVNNLNVAEEKLHDAVNQSNPSAMIGLQGALKFNGGGHINHSIFWQNLTPGGSGEPEGELAQAIQRDFGSFAAMKERLSASTVAVQGSGWGWLGYNKAAGRLEIATCANQDPLEATTGLVPLFGIDVWEHAYYLQYKNVRPDYVKAIYDVANWKDVAQRLAKAKQ, translated from the exons TGGCTACTTCAGCTCGTTTCGCCTGGGCTTTGGCCGCCCCCAGAGCTTCTGTCTCGCCCCTGGGCGTGGTCATGCGGTCCAAGCATACCCTGCCGGATCTGCCCTACGACTACAACGCCCTGGAACCCGTGATTTCCGCCGAAATCATGCAACTCCATCACTCCAAACATCACGCCACTTACGTCAATAACCTGAATGTGGCCGAAGAAAAACTTCACGATGCGGTCAACCAGA GTAATCCCTCGGCCATGATCGGGTTACAGGGGGCCCTAAAATTCAACGGGGGTGGACACATCAATCATTCGATCTTCTGGCAGAACCTGACGCCCGGAGGATCGGGTGAGCCTGAAGGTGAGTTGGCTCAGGCCATTCAGCGAGATTTTGGCTCTTTTGCCGCTATGAAAGAGAGGCTGTCCGCTTCGACCGTGGCCGTGCAAGGCTCAGGTTGGGGCTGGTTGGGCTATAATAAGGCGGCGGGTCGCTTGGAGATTGCCACGTGCGCCAATCAGGATCCGTTGGAAGCCACCACCGGATTGGTCCCGCTCTTTGGCATCGATGTGTGGGAGCATGCCTACTATCTCCAATACAAGAACGTCCGTCCCGATTACGTCAAGGCCATTTATGATGTGGCCAACTGGAAGGACGTGGCCCAACGATTGGCTAAggccaaacaatga
- the LOC131879966 gene encoding single-minded homolog 1-like isoform X1, giving the protein MSSDFDLVVSKQTWSNVDLLVKRLQACFIMTKEHKSKNAARNRREKENSEFLELGKLLPLPAAITSQLDKASVIRLTTSYLRMRQVFPDGLGDGWGMKPAVTKRPEILKELGSHLLQTLDGFIFVLSAEGKIMYISETASVHLGLSQVELTGNSIYDYIHPLDHEELIALLSVHPPVTTEFQAEELEIERAFVIRMKCVLAKRNAGLTTGGFKVIHCRGYLKIKRQNVGSELPGSFELAYQNIGFVAVAHSLPPSSITEVKMFSNVFMFRASLDLKLIFLDQQVAPLTGFEPQDLIEKTLYQYIHTEDMLPLRNTHVTLLSKGQASTKYFRFMTKSGGWVWMQSYMTIVHNSRSSRPHCIVSVNYTLSDRQQQDLILNGEQLPQAARVFSTVTPSIDPWTESESPSSTCPSGSKSRPTPTQDGTPDPYYRHSNSSMAYGAGTAEYTDYNSLTHSDPNWFPPARGEDNYSPQYQSRQYPLEVTNESPLWSSANVLFQNHAQGHVPLQIANQSSGGASTTSEAEFASGSNPDPSQGPHLVNLGPHSTSNSGTFLASLPWKEILVNERSNSRGSIYSTGSSDQEPSGPLGGPMLTSLEPVSAPYNSGRMRVRPACGQALMGDNERHVTNSEDFNNRVPTEEAKPSPSDEDKSGLMRGLLLEYN; this is encoded by the exons ATGAGCAGTGACTTTGATTTGGTTGTGTCCAAACAAACTTGGTCCAATGTCGACCTCTTGGTTAAGAGACTCCAAGCTTG CTTCATTATGACGAAAGAgcacaaaagcaaaaatgccGCCAGGAACCGCCGAGAGAAGGAGAACAGCGAGTTCTTGGAGCTAGGCAAACTCTTGCCGCTCCCGGCAGCCATCACCTCTCAATTGGACAAGGCATCCGTGATCAGGCTCACCACCAGCTATCTTCGCATGAGACAAGTGTTTCCCGATG GATTAGGCGATGGTTGGGGTATGAAACCAGCGGTCACGAAGAGGCCGGAAATCCTCAAGGAGCTTGGGTCCCACTTGCTACAGACTCTGGATGGCTTCATCTTTGTTCTGTCGGCCGAAGGAAAGATCATGTACATCTCTGAGACTGCCTCTGTTCATTTGGGCTTGTCGCAAGTGGAACTCACCGGGAACTCGATTTACGACTATATCCACCCTTTGGATCACGAGGAACTGATTGCTTTACTTTCCGTCCATCCACCTGTGACCACCGAGTTCCAAGCCGAAGAGCTGGAAATTGAACGGGCTTTTGTGATTCGGATGAAATGTGTTTTGGCCAAGAGAAACGCCGGCTTGACCACCGGAGGGTTCAAG GTCATTCATTGCCGTGGCTACTTGAAGATAAAGCGCCAAAATGTGGGGAGTGAACTGCCCGGATCTTTCGAGTTGGCCTATCAAAATATTGGGTTTGTGGCCGTGGCTCATTCCCTACCGCCCAGTTCTATAACCGAAGTCAAGATgttctccaatgtgttcatGTTCAGGGCCAGTCTGGATCTGAAACTGATCTTCCTCGACCAACAGGTGGCTCCATTAACTGGCTTCGAACCTCaagatttgattgagaaaacaCTCTACCAATATATTCACACTGAGGATATGCTTCCGTTGAGAAACACGCATGTCACGTTACTTAGCAAAGGCCAAGCTAGTACCAAATATTTTCGCTTTATGACCAAGTCAGGAGGATGGGTCTGGATGCAGAGCTATATGACCATCGTTCACAACTCACGGTCATCCCGACCCCATTGCATTGTTAGCGTGAATTACACCCTAAG TGATAGACAACAACAAGATCTAATTCTGAATGGTGAGCAACTTCCACAAGCTGCCAGGGTGTTTTCGACAGTAACTCCGTCTATAGACCCTTGGACAGAATCTGAATCACCTAGTAGCACATGTCCCTCTGGATCCAAGTCAAGACCAACCCCTACTCAAGATGGCACCCCTGACCCTTACTACCGGCATTCCAATTCGAGTATGGCCTATGGGGCTGGAACGGCAGAATATACGGATTATAATTCGTTAACTCATAGTGATCCTAACTGGTTTCCACCTGCCAGAGGGGAGGATAATTATTCTCCTCAATACCAAAGCCGCCAATACCCTTTGGAGGTTACCAACGAATCCCCACTCTGGTCCTCAGCCAatgtcttgttccaaaatcaTGCTCAAGGCCATGTTCCACTTCAAATTGCCAATCAAAGTTCGGGTGGTGCTTCCACGACATCAGAAGCGGAATTTGCCTCTGGTTCCAATCCTGATCCTAGTCAGGGTCCCCACTTAGTGAACTTGGGACCTCATTCCACATCGAATTCTGGGACCTTTCTGGCTTCATTACCTTGGAAAGAGATTCTCGTGAATGAAAGGTCTAATTCTAGGGGATCAATATATAGCACAGGTTCATCGGATCAAGAGCCCAGTGGACCATTAGGAGGTCCAATGCTTACTTCATTAGAACCAGTGTCGGCCCCTTACAATAGCGGCAGAATGAGAGTTAGGCCCGCTTGTGGACAAGCTCTCATGGGAGACAATGAGCGTCACGTGACCAATTCGGAGGATTTCAATAACCGGGTGCCGACGGAAGAGGCAAAGCCCTCGCCCTCTGATGAGGATAAATCAGGGCTAATGCGAGGCTTGCTACTAGAGTATAATTAA